The following coding sequences lie in one Arthrobacter sp. SLBN-122 genomic window:
- a CDS encoding sulfite exporter TauE/SafE family protein produces the protein MLTTGLVLGAVVMGAGMQRVTGMGFALVAAPFLVLLLGPVEGVVLVNVCGAVTAGAIIFRVVRDIDWKRYGALTASALLGIVPAAILIRFIPPAVLEISIGVILAVGLTVLLVLKSATLPAHRRYLLTAGSLSGFMNTAAGVGGPAVSMYSIATRWQHKSFAATMQPYFFTIGTFSLISKAITAPASFPVLPLAMWVAVAVACLAGLVLGDLASKHVPARAAQILLIVLAYLGAAATIIRGVLDAVG, from the coding sequence GTGCTGACCACCGGGCTGGTGCTGGGCGCCGTCGTCATGGGTGCCGGGATGCAGCGCGTCACGGGCATGGGGTTCGCCTTGGTGGCCGCGCCCTTCCTGGTCCTTCTGCTGGGCCCGGTGGAGGGGGTGGTGCTGGTGAACGTGTGCGGCGCCGTCACCGCGGGGGCCATCATCTTCCGGGTGGTGCGGGACATCGACTGGAAGCGCTATGGAGCGCTGACGGCCTCGGCACTCTTGGGCATCGTTCCGGCGGCCATCCTGATCCGTTTCATCCCACCTGCGGTCCTTGAGATCTCCATCGGCGTGATCCTCGCCGTCGGCCTGACCGTCCTGCTGGTCCTCAAGTCCGCCACCCTGCCCGCTCACCGCCGCTACCTGCTGACCGCCGGCAGCCTGAGCGGGTTCATGAACACGGCGGCGGGCGTGGGCGGCCCGGCCGTCAGCATGTACTCCATCGCCACCCGCTGGCAGCACAAATCATTCGCCGCCACCATGCAGCCGTACTTCTTCACCATCGGCACGTTCTCCCTGATCTCCAAGGCGATCACGGCACCTGCCTCGTTCCCCGTGCTGCCGTTGGCCATGTGGGTGGCCGTGGCCGTCGCCTGCCTGGCTGGCCTTGTGCTCGGCGATCTTGCCTCCAAACACGTTCCCGCCCGCGCCGCACAGATCCTGCTGATCGTCCTGGCGTACCTGGGAGCGGCCGCCACCATCATCCGCGGCGTGCTCGACGCCGTTGGCTGA
- a CDS encoding NAD-dependent succinate-semialdehyde dehydrogenase gives MNLKSARHLVNGTWHAARTTKDVIDPGNGSTVGEVAWGGAEDATRAADAAAEAFGSWSRTTVRHRADLLRNAADLLAERRDELAHTLALEAGKRLPEAQGEVDFSVEYFRWFAEEARRATGTVSPPELQGRRHLSSRRPIGVALSLTPWNFPVSIQARKLAAMLAAGCTVVGRVSEKAPLAATGLFEVLHDAGFPAGVVNLVHGPSREITGALMSHPAVRAVSFTGSTGVGRQIMVSASQRVVRPLLELGGNAPFIVFEDADLDAAVEGAVLGRLRNTGQSCVAANRFLVQDSIAAEFARKLGARFDAMTVGHGVPDDGAPVPDLGPVIDAERVSAVQALVDDALSRGARRVTQRTDVPGQGAFMAPTLLTDVPDDAPLVTEEVFGPAAGVVTFSSEEDAVRKANATEMGLAAYVWSSSPKRGWDIPERLEAGIVGVNDPLPSVAFAPMGGAKQSGLGREGSSLGLEEFEEVQYVAWRP, from the coding sequence GTGAACCTCAAATCAGCCCGGCACCTCGTGAACGGCACATGGCACGCCGCCAGAACCACCAAGGACGTGATTGACCCGGGCAACGGCAGCACCGTAGGCGAGGTGGCCTGGGGCGGGGCCGAAGACGCCACCAGAGCCGCGGACGCCGCCGCCGAGGCTTTTGGTTCCTGGTCCCGCACCACGGTCCGGCACCGGGCAGACCTGCTGCGCAACGCCGCCGACCTCCTGGCCGAACGCCGCGACGAACTCGCACACACCCTGGCGCTCGAGGCGGGCAAGCGGCTGCCCGAAGCACAGGGCGAGGTGGACTTCTCGGTGGAGTACTTCCGCTGGTTTGCCGAGGAAGCGCGCCGTGCCACCGGCACCGTCAGCCCGCCCGAGCTCCAGGGCCGCCGCCATCTCAGCAGCCGCAGGCCCATCGGCGTGGCCCTGAGCCTCACGCCCTGGAACTTCCCGGTGTCCATCCAGGCCCGGAAGCTGGCTGCGATGCTCGCGGCTGGCTGCACGGTGGTGGGCAGGGTCTCCGAAAAGGCCCCGTTGGCTGCCACTGGACTCTTCGAGGTCCTGCATGACGCCGGCTTCCCCGCCGGGGTGGTCAACCTGGTCCATGGGCCCTCCCGCGAAATCACCGGGGCCCTGATGTCCCACCCGGCGGTCAGGGCGGTCAGTTTCACCGGTTCCACCGGGGTGGGGCGGCAGATCATGGTTTCGGCTTCCCAGCGCGTGGTCCGGCCGCTGCTGGAACTGGGTGGCAACGCACCTTTCATCGTGTTCGAGGACGCCGACCTGGACGCCGCGGTCGAAGGTGCCGTGCTGGGCCGGCTCCGCAACACCGGCCAGTCCTGCGTGGCCGCCAACCGGTTCCTGGTCCAGGACAGCATCGCCGCGGAGTTCGCCCGGAAGCTGGGCGCCCGCTTTGATGCGATGACCGTTGGGCATGGAGTTCCCGACGACGGCGCACCGGTTCCGGACCTCGGTCCCGTGATCGACGCCGAAAGGGTGTCCGCGGTGCAGGCGCTGGTGGATGACGCCCTCAGCCGAGGCGCCCGGCGCGTCACGCAGCGGACCGATGTCCCCGGGCAGGGCGCCTTCATGGCACCCACGCTGCTCACGGACGTCCCCGACGACGCACCACTGGTGACCGAGGAAGTGTTCGGCCCGGCGGCCGGCGTCGTCACTTTTTCCTCGGAAGAGGACGCCGTTCGCAAGGCCAACGCCACCGAGATGGGCCTGGCCGCCTACGTATGGAGCAGCAGCCCCAAGCGCGGCTGGGATATCCCCGAACGCCTCGAAGCCGGCATTGTGGGGGTCAACGATCCCCTGCCCTCTGTCGCCTTCGCCCCCATGGGCGGGGCCAAGCAGTCCGGCCTGGGCCGGGAAGGATCAAGTTTGGGCCTCGAGGAGTTCGAGGAGGTCCAGTACGTGGCCTGGAGGCCCTAG
- a CDS encoding carbohydrate ABC transporter permease, producing the protein MLTSLSRRAILAIYAVIIIVPLTVVAFGSFKTTQELFAGPFSLPHSPSADNFAEVVGGQNLGSSFVNSVIVTGISVPLTLFLASLAGYGVSRLKGFMSWAIFGFLVLGMAIPAQANMVPLYVLFGRLGLLDNLGGLILANLVSTLPIAVFILGGFMRTLPKELYEASSIDGSGPWKTYASIALPLSAPSIAAAAIFLFVIHWNELLYPLLFIQTPGNRTLPLALLSFQGEFQTNYPLLFAGVILASLPVVVAYVFLQRYFVAGITAGASKG; encoded by the coding sequence ATGCTCACCTCGCTAAGCCGCCGCGCCATCCTGGCCATCTATGCGGTCATCATCATCGTTCCGCTTACCGTAGTGGCCTTCGGCAGTTTCAAGACCACGCAGGAACTGTTCGCCGGGCCTTTCAGCCTGCCCCACTCCCCCTCCGCCGATAACTTTGCCGAAGTGGTAGGCGGCCAGAACCTGGGCTCGTCCTTCGTCAACAGCGTCATCGTCACCGGCATCTCCGTGCCACTGACCCTGTTCCTGGCCAGCCTGGCCGGCTATGGAGTGTCCCGATTGAAGGGGTTCATGTCCTGGGCCATCTTCGGCTTTTTGGTGCTGGGCATGGCCATCCCGGCGCAGGCCAACATGGTGCCGCTGTACGTGCTCTTCGGCCGGCTGGGCCTGCTGGACAACCTGGGCGGCCTGATCCTGGCCAACCTGGTGTCCACGCTTCCCATCGCCGTGTTCATCCTGGGCGGGTTCATGCGGACCCTGCCCAAGGAACTCTATGAAGCATCCTCCATCGACGGCAGCGGGCCGTGGAAGACCTACGCCTCCATCGCCTTGCCGCTGTCCGCCCCCTCCATCGCCGCCGCCGCGATCTTCCTGTTCGTCATCCACTGGAACGAACTGCTGTACCCGCTGCTGTTCATCCAAACCCCCGGCAACCGCACCCTGCCGCTGGCGCTGTTGAGCTTCCAGGGCGAGTTCCAGACCAACTACCCGCTGCTGTTCGCCGGCGTCATCCTGGCGTCCCTGCCCGTGGTGGTGGCCTACGTCTTCCTCCAGCGCTACTTCGTGGCCGGCATCACCGCAGGCGCGAGTAAGGGATGA
- a CDS encoding carbohydrate ABC transporter permease, translating to MSIHPGTAAKHKAPDSQAAANAPKVRRRSPTRVNPALYLFPLPAVAVIAFFLVMPTLQAFQYAITDWNGFSAAFNYVGLDNFIRAFTNDSLFTNALTNNLKFVLLVVIAQTFFSLILALLLTKNSRGSILLRALFFFPTILSSVSVAFIWKFIYDPNFGLANSVLRTVGVDGGAYLGNDAQALYWVAVTQVWFHSGQMMVVYIAGLQAIPRELYEAAEMDGANKWQQFKSITWPFVAPATSIVVAYTTVQSFKAFDLILGIAGNPPKSSLDILSTRIYSTFANSEFGYAAAQSIIFMAMIALVTWLQRRLLRLTPKGE from the coding sequence ATGAGCATCCATCCCGGAACCGCCGCCAAGCACAAGGCACCGGACAGTCAGGCCGCCGCGAACGCTCCCAAGGTGCGCCGCCGCTCCCCCACCCGGGTGAATCCGGCACTGTACCTGTTCCCGCTCCCCGCCGTCGCCGTCATTGCGTTCTTCCTGGTGATGCCCACGCTGCAGGCCTTCCAATACGCCATCACCGACTGGAACGGCTTCTCCGCGGCATTCAACTACGTGGGCCTGGACAACTTCATCCGCGCGTTCACCAACGACTCGCTGTTCACCAACGCCCTGACCAACAACCTGAAGTTCGTGCTGCTGGTGGTGATCGCGCAGACGTTCTTCTCGCTGATCCTCGCCCTGCTCCTGACGAAGAATTCGCGGGGCAGCATCCTGCTCCGTGCCCTGTTCTTCTTCCCCACCATCCTGTCCTCCGTATCGGTGGCCTTCATCTGGAAGTTCATCTACGACCCCAACTTCGGGCTGGCCAATTCTGTCCTTCGAACCGTTGGGGTGGACGGCGGCGCCTACCTCGGCAACGACGCGCAGGCCCTCTATTGGGTGGCTGTCACCCAGGTGTGGTTCCACTCGGGCCAGATGATGGTGGTCTACATCGCCGGGCTGCAGGCCATCCCGCGGGAACTCTATGAAGCAGCGGAAATGGACGGGGCCAACAAGTGGCAGCAGTTCAAGTCCATTACTTGGCCGTTCGTGGCCCCCGCCACCTCCATTGTGGTGGCCTATACCACCGTGCAGTCGTTCAAGGCGTTCGACCTGATCCTGGGCATCGCGGGCAACCCGCCCAAGAGCTCGCTGGACATCTTGTCCACCCGCATTTACAGCACCTTTGCCAACTCGGAGTTCGGCTACGCCGCCGCCCAGTCGATCATCTTCATGGCGATGATCGCCCTGGTCACGTGGCTTCAGCGCCGCCTGCTCCGGCTGACCCCGAAGGGGGAATAG
- a CDS encoding ABC transporter substrate-binding protein gives MSQISRRQAMAILGALGFGATAAACAGPGGSTAPGGASGPAAPSTGAITGKVSFAHWRGEDKAVFDELIKRFVAKHDGMEIAQDISTSNDYNAQALQKLRGGSIGDAFATFRGAQFKNFTEAGIYTELKDSQAVKNYQKGLLSAGQNGDSQLGLPYQVVFPMPMANLDIFDKAGAETAPKNWDAFLGMCEKLASAGVIPISWPGGDVGNGGQLFNCMIANNAPVDDMCAQIEQGKLKCTDDWFIKMLNQYKDLTPFVQPNATGTAVEPAQNLFSQGKAAMLATGSYHLAAVRGLGAKFPIDLVFPNTTSDGNGKYEGAYNATFILGVNSASKNQAAAAAWIDFLSEPENAGYYANQTAQHVSVDKVEYTNPDLKRLSPWLQKKTALAARFQFNNLDVRNAVEASATAVISGTSPEQAAAAAQKIVDERL, from the coding sequence GTGAGTCAGATTTCACGCAGGCAGGCCATGGCCATTCTCGGCGCCCTGGGCTTCGGCGCCACCGCGGCGGCGTGCGCCGGGCCAGGCGGTTCCACCGCACCCGGAGGCGCCAGCGGACCGGCCGCCCCATCAACGGGCGCGATCACCGGCAAGGTCTCCTTCGCGCACTGGCGCGGCGAGGACAAAGCCGTGTTTGACGAGCTCATCAAGCGCTTCGTGGCAAAGCACGACGGCATGGAGATCGCCCAGGACATCTCCACCTCCAACGACTACAACGCCCAGGCCCTGCAGAAGCTGCGCGGCGGCTCCATCGGCGACGCCTTCGCCACCTTCCGCGGCGCCCAGTTCAAGAACTTCACCGAAGCCGGGATCTACACTGAGCTGAAAGACAGCCAGGCAGTGAAGAACTACCAGAAGGGGCTGCTGTCGGCCGGCCAGAACGGCGACAGCCAGCTAGGCCTGCCCTACCAGGTGGTCTTCCCCATGCCCATGGCCAACCTCGACATTTTCGACAAGGCCGGGGCGGAGACCGCCCCGAAGAACTGGGACGCCTTCCTGGGGATGTGCGAAAAGCTGGCCTCCGCCGGCGTCATCCCCATCTCCTGGCCGGGCGGCGATGTGGGCAACGGCGGCCAGCTGTTCAACTGCATGATTGCCAACAACGCCCCCGTTGACGACATGTGCGCGCAGATTGAACAGGGCAAGCTCAAGTGCACCGACGACTGGTTCATCAAGATGCTCAACCAGTACAAGGACCTGACGCCCTTCGTGCAGCCCAACGCCACGGGCACCGCGGTGGAGCCGGCACAGAACCTGTTCTCCCAGGGCAAGGCCGCCATGCTGGCCACCGGCTCGTACCACCTCGCCGCGGTCCGCGGACTCGGCGCCAAGTTCCCCATCGACCTGGTGTTCCCCAACACCACCTCGGACGGCAACGGCAAGTATGAGGGCGCCTACAACGCCACCTTCATCCTGGGCGTCAACTCGGCCAGCAAGAACCAGGCCGCCGCGGCAGCCTGGATCGATTTCCTCTCCGAGCCGGAGAACGCCGGCTACTACGCCAACCAGACAGCCCAGCACGTGTCCGTGGACAAGGTGGAGTACACCAACCCGGACCTGAAGCGGCTGAGCCCCTGGCTGCAGAAGAAGACGGCGCTCGCAGCCCGCTTCCAGTTCAACAACCTCGATGTCCGCAACGCGGTGGAAGCCAGCGCCACCGCCGTCATCTCGGGCACCAGCCCTGAGCAGGCAGCCGCTGCCGCCCAGAAGATTGTTGACGAACGGCTATGA
- a CDS encoding aldolase, producing MSHTDLSPLQRPSGAFAMLAVDQREAMRNMFAEHTDKPVTDQDLQDFKLEAARILSPYASGILIDRQFALDQAIEAGVVDPGCGLIASADHFESAHDELVGEVTIDPLVEPHKYKALGAKALKLLVLYRPDEPAEGRVSMVREFVESCRSAGLISIIEPVSRKPLAGGDFDWNAGILAAAKELGSLGADLYKAEVPFKGQASEAEVRAACAELTKAIDGPWVVLSSGVPEDVFPDAVRWACLEGASGFLSGRAVWASCIGAPDVVESLSTDAVRRLQRLCAVVDDVVSSQRTHA from the coding sequence ATGAGCCACACCGACCTTTCCCCCCTGCAGCGCCCCTCAGGCGCCTTCGCGATGCTCGCGGTGGACCAGCGCGAAGCCATGCGCAACATGTTCGCCGAGCACACGGACAAGCCCGTTACCGACCAGGACCTGCAGGACTTCAAGCTGGAGGCCGCCCGGATCCTCAGCCCCTATGCCTCGGGAATCCTCATCGACCGGCAGTTTGCCCTTGACCAGGCCATCGAGGCCGGCGTCGTGGACCCCGGCTGCGGACTCATCGCCTCGGCGGACCACTTCGAGTCCGCGCACGACGAGCTGGTGGGCGAAGTGACCATCGACCCCCTGGTGGAGCCGCACAAGTACAAGGCCCTCGGCGCCAAGGCCCTCAAGCTGCTGGTGCTCTACCGCCCCGACGAGCCCGCCGAGGGCCGGGTGTCCATGGTCCGCGAATTCGTGGAGAGCTGCCGGTCCGCCGGACTGATCAGCATCATCGAACCCGTCTCCCGCAAGCCCCTTGCTGGCGGCGACTTCGACTGGAACGCCGGCATCCTCGCCGCTGCCAAGGAACTCGGCAGCCTGGGCGCCGACCTCTACAAGGCAGAGGTCCCCTTCAAGGGCCAGGCCTCCGAAGCCGAGGTCCGGGCCGCGTGCGCCGAACTGACCAAGGCCATCGACGGGCCTTGGGTGGTCCTGTCCTCGGGTGTCCCCGAAGACGTCTTCCCCGACGCCGTCCGCTGGGCCTGCCTGGAAGGCGCCAGCGGCTTCCTCTCCGGACGCGCCGTGTGGGCCTCCTGCATTGGAGCCCCCGACGTCGTCGAATCCCTTTCCACGGACGCCGTCCGGCGGCTGCAGCGCCTCTGCGCCGTGGTGGACGACGTCGTTTCCAGCCAACGGACCCACGCCTAG
- a CDS encoding PfkB family carbohydrate kinase, whose amino-acid sequence MPQPSTGTLLFVGCATLDSIALVQDYPAADSRTVATDFATAGGGPAATAAVAAARAGAKTAFAGVLGTDEEGDRIIHGLEAEGVDTSAVIRDPGVKTGASVIIVSRATESRAIVTRPVPPVTFPAASRFTELLQSAAWVHTDHLGWNAVASVPGFNPATLNISVDAGNPIPAFSPRGVALYVPTIERLQAEYGADLSPEALLGKALDDGAAAVVATAGSEGAWVMERGGEPVHVPATPAEIVSTLGAGDVYHGALLAAVAAGLPLVDAAAFAGRTAAASCAGLDGRSAIPHQAVTSELATNQPA is encoded by the coding sequence GTGCCCCAACCGTCAACTGGAACCCTGCTCTTTGTAGGATGCGCCACTCTTGACTCCATTGCCCTGGTGCAGGATTACCCCGCCGCGGACAGCCGCACGGTTGCCACCGACTTTGCGACGGCCGGCGGCGGCCCCGCTGCTACTGCAGCCGTCGCAGCCGCCCGGGCCGGAGCCAAGACCGCCTTTGCAGGCGTCTTGGGCACCGACGAGGAGGGTGACCGCATCATCCACGGCCTTGAGGCCGAGGGCGTGGACACCTCCGCCGTCATCCGCGATCCCGGCGTCAAGACCGGCGCCAGCGTGATCATCGTCAGCCGGGCCACCGAAAGCCGGGCCATCGTCACCCGGCCGGTGCCGCCCGTCACCTTTCCCGCCGCCAGCCGCTTTACAGAGCTGCTGCAGTCTGCGGCCTGGGTCCACACGGACCACCTGGGCTGGAATGCCGTCGCCTCGGTGCCCGGCTTCAACCCTGCGACCCTGAACATCAGTGTTGACGCGGGCAACCCGATTCCCGCCTTCAGCCCCCGGGGCGTCGCATTGTATGTACCCACCATCGAAAGGCTCCAGGCAGAGTACGGGGCGGACCTCTCCCCCGAGGCCCTCCTGGGCAAAGCGCTCGACGACGGCGCCGCCGCCGTCGTCGCCACCGCCGGCTCCGAAGGTGCCTGGGTTATGGAACGCGGCGGTGAACCGGTCCACGTGCCGGCCACGCCGGCAGAGATCGTTTCCACCCTGGGCGCCGGCGACGTGTACCACGGGGCGCTCCTCGCCGCCGTCGCGGCCGGGCTCCCGCTGGTGGACGCCGCCGCGTTCGCCGGCCGCACCGCCGCCGCATCCTGCGCCGGGCTGGACGGCCGCTCAGCCATCCCGCACCAGGCCGTCACCTCCGAACTTGCCACCAACCAACCTGCCTAG
- a CDS encoding Gfo/Idh/MocA family protein, whose product MSLPTAESPRIIRYGLIGAGHMAREHVRNLALIPGSLITAVSDPTPASLEETVKEIGYEAKTFPSHQELLASGLVDALVIASPNDTHLGILKDIFASGANLPVLVEKPVCTSAEQADELEVLAANYSAPVWVAMEYRYMPPVQEIIQAAHGGKLGTIRMLSIVEHRFPFLHKVDAWNRFAERTGGTLVEKCCHFFDLMRLILQDEPVRVYASGGHDVNHMDEVYDGRVSDMVDNAYVIVDFKGGRRAMLELSMFAEGSKFQERISIVGDAAKIETLIPVAANHWIPGDEAEATVEFSPRSPLGPEKHEVPVDEAVLAAGAHHGSTYYEHLGFRKAILGEGPVEVTVADGLQSVRMGLAAERSITEGRPVELGNAAVGVRS is encoded by the coding sequence ATGTCATTGCCTACTGCGGAATCACCCCGGATCATCCGGTACGGCCTTATCGGAGCCGGCCACATGGCCCGCGAACACGTCCGGAACCTTGCACTGATTCCGGGCAGCCTTATCACCGCAGTCTCTGACCCCACGCCGGCATCGCTCGAAGAGACGGTGAAGGAGATCGGCTATGAGGCGAAGACCTTCCCTTCCCACCAGGAACTGCTGGCTTCAGGCCTGGTGGATGCCCTGGTCATCGCCAGCCCCAACGACACGCACCTGGGCATCCTGAAGGACATCTTCGCCAGCGGCGCCAACCTGCCCGTGCTCGTGGAAAAGCCTGTGTGCACCAGCGCGGAGCAGGCGGACGAGCTGGAGGTCCTCGCCGCCAACTACTCGGCTCCGGTATGGGTAGCCATGGAGTACCGCTACATGCCGCCGGTGCAGGAGATCATCCAGGCAGCGCACGGCGGCAAGCTTGGGACTATCCGCATGCTCTCCATCGTGGAGCACCGCTTCCCGTTCCTGCACAAGGTGGACGCATGGAACCGCTTCGCCGAACGCACCGGCGGCACGCTGGTGGAAAAATGCTGCCATTTCTTCGACCTGATGCGGCTGATCCTGCAGGACGAACCCGTCCGCGTCTACGCCAGCGGTGGCCACGACGTGAACCACATGGACGAGGTGTACGACGGCCGGGTGTCTGACATGGTGGACAACGCGTACGTGATCGTCGACTTCAAGGGCGGCCGCCGGGCCATGCTGGAGCTGTCCATGTTCGCCGAAGGATCCAAGTTCCAGGAACGGATCTCCATCGTGGGTGACGCTGCCAAGATTGAAACCCTCATCCCGGTAGCCGCCAACCACTGGATTCCCGGAGATGAGGCTGAGGCGACTGTTGAATTCAGCCCACGGTCCCCGCTGGGCCCCGAAAAGCATGAGGTTCCGGTCGATGAGGCTGTCCTGGCGGCCGGCGCGCACCACGGCTCCACCTACTATGAGCACCTGGGCTTCCGGAAGGCCATCCTCGGTGAAGGTCCGGTGGAGGTCACTGTGGCGGACGGCCTGCAGTCCGTTCGGATGGGCCTCGCTGCCGAACGTTCTATTACGGAGGGCCGCCCCGTTGAGCTTGGTAATGCCGCCGTCGGGGTACGTTCATAA
- a CDS encoding DeoR/GlpR family DNA-binding transcription regulator, with product MSTAHEEAPLTPRQRTILDELGRRGFISTNDLAETFAVSDMTVRRDTRVLSRRGLARVVHGGVSAVDGHGQNANFAARVREDADAKLRVARACLSLVGERDAIILDAGTTTYQIAQELPTSFTGTIITHSAPAIQRCLQLTAARTICLGGELLLDSQAFNGPMTISAAAGLRAKTAFIGVSGIHDEAFYIERDVERATKIALMNSAEQVVVVATHQKMLRYALARLEGFDAVDILVTDAPPPQEIENALRAANVKLMVAA from the coding sequence ATGAGTACCGCACATGAAGAGGCGCCGCTGACACCCCGCCAGCGCACCATCCTGGACGAGCTGGGCCGGAGGGGGTTCATTTCGACGAACGACCTGGCGGAGACATTTGCCGTTTCCGACATGACCGTGCGGAGGGACACCCGCGTCTTGTCCAGGCGTGGACTGGCGCGGGTGGTCCACGGTGGCGTTAGTGCCGTGGACGGGCATGGGCAGAACGCAAACTTCGCGGCGCGCGTCCGTGAGGACGCCGACGCGAAGCTGCGGGTGGCCCGCGCCTGTCTATCGCTGGTCGGCGAGCGGGATGCCATCATCCTCGATGCCGGCACCACCACCTACCAGATCGCGCAGGAACTCCCCACGTCCTTCACCGGCACCATCATCACGCACTCCGCGCCCGCCATTCAGCGCTGCCTGCAGCTGACGGCGGCACGCACCATCTGCCTGGGTGGGGAGTTGCTGCTTGACAGTCAGGCATTCAACGGCCCCATGACCATCAGCGCCGCCGCCGGGCTGCGTGCCAAGACAGCCTTCATCGGAGTCAGCGGCATCCATGACGAGGCCTTCTACATTGAGCGCGATGTCGAGCGCGCCACTAAGATCGCCCTTATGAATTCAGCGGAACAGGTGGTGGTGGTGGCAACCCACCAGAAGATGCTGCGGTACGCACTGGCGCGGCTGGAGGGTTTCGACGCCGTGGACATCCTGGTGACGGATGCGCCGCCGCCGCAGGAAATCGAGAATGCCTTGAGGGCCGCCAACGTCAAGCTGATGGTGGCCGCATGA
- a CDS encoding 2-hydroxyacid dehydrogenase, whose amino-acid sequence MTTRLRVCLPAQNLLDALAPMDDVDFVLWDLTGPAPEGRLDLLVPGYMGKPTALAALEGVDVGLVQSQSIGYDGVASVLPPGVTFANAAGVHETSTAELAVGMMIAAQRGIPDFVRNQEAGAWDNSQRPSLADRRVLLVGYGGVGKAIEARLLPFETEVTRMASRARDDERGTILGIDSLYEQLPLHEIVVVSVPLSEDTQQLVDAKFLAAMPDGALLVNMARGPVADTGAVLAETSSGRLRAALDVTDPEPLPADHPLWITPGVLITPHVGGASSAMFPRMVRLLRKQIGLLLEGKDPVNVVLP is encoded by the coding sequence ATGACCACCCGCCTGCGCGTCTGCCTGCCCGCCCAGAATCTGCTGGACGCACTGGCGCCGATGGACGACGTCGACTTTGTCCTCTGGGACCTGACCGGGCCGGCGCCGGAAGGCCGGCTGGACCTGCTGGTCCCCGGCTACATGGGCAAACCGACGGCGCTCGCCGCGCTGGAGGGCGTCGACGTCGGGCTGGTGCAGAGCCAGTCCATCGGGTACGACGGCGTTGCCTCGGTGTTGCCGCCAGGCGTCACCTTCGCCAACGCGGCGGGAGTCCATGAGACGTCGACGGCGGAACTCGCCGTGGGCATGATGATCGCCGCCCAGCGTGGCATTCCGGACTTTGTCCGTAACCAGGAGGCTGGTGCCTGGGACAACAGCCAGCGGCCCAGCCTCGCCGACCGGCGCGTGCTGCTGGTGGGTTACGGCGGAGTGGGCAAGGCCATCGAGGCCCGGCTCCTGCCGTTCGAAACCGAGGTCACCCGGATGGCCAGCCGCGCCCGGGACGATGAGCGCGGCACCATCCTCGGGATTGACTCGCTCTACGAGCAGCTGCCGCTCCACGAGATTGTAGTGGTCAGCGTCCCCCTGAGCGAAGACACCCAGCAGTTGGTGGACGCGAAGTTCCTGGCCGCCATGCCGGACGGCGCCCTGCTGGTCAATATGGCCCGCGGTCCGGTAGCGGACACCGGGGCGGTGCTGGCCGAGACGTCAAGCGGGCGCCTCCGGGCGGCGCTGGACGTCACCGATCCGGAACCGCTGCCCGCTGACCATCCCTTGTGGATAACCCCCGGCGTGCTTATCACCCCGCACGTGGGCGGTGCCAGCTCGGCCATGTTCCCCCGGATGGTCCGGCTGCTCCGGAAGCAGATCGGTCTGCTGCTGGAGGGCAAGGACCCGGTGAACGTGGTCCTTCCTTAA
- a CDS encoding SRPBCC family protein gives MSTFEVRRSTVIPAAAEEVFPLVNNFHEWTAWSPWETIDPGMSRRYFGSDSGAGAGYEWSGNRKAGSGTMEIEESLPSSLVRIRLQFTRPFKALNPTTFSFTPVQGGTEVTWRMTGENKGMGRVFALFMDMDKMVGGDFERGLAALASTVAARKS, from the coding sequence ATGTCCACATTTGAAGTCCGCCGCAGTACCGTCATCCCTGCCGCCGCCGAAGAGGTCTTTCCGCTGGTCAACAACTTCCACGAATGGACCGCATGGTCCCCATGGGAAACGATCGACCCCGGCATGAGCCGCCGCTACTTCGGCAGTGACTCCGGTGCGGGGGCAGGGTACGAATGGAGCGGCAACCGCAAGGCGGGCAGCGGCACCATGGAGATCGAGGAGTCCCTGCCTTCGAGCCTGGTCCGGATCCGGCTGCAGTTCACCAGGCCCTTCAAGGCACTGAATCCCACCACGTTCAGCTTCACCCCTGTCCAGGGCGGCACCGAGGTGACTTGGCGGATGACCGGGGAGAACAAGGGCATGGGCAGGGTGTTCGCGCTGTTCATGGACATGGACAAGATGGTGGGTGGCGACTTCGAGCGGGGACTCGCAGCGTTGGCTTCCACCGTTGCGGCACGGAAGAGCTGA